The genomic window AGCAAGAGGGTTTTACCATAATGGGTTCCGTAGAGGAGATGATGTGATCAATGTCGCAACGGCAAATGGCAGAATCATTATGGATGTGATCTCACCCACTGAATTAAGAATTGTTCGAGCAGATCATCCTGTAAGGGTCATTATAGGAAAACGATAACAGTCTTTTCTAGTGTGTACAAATTGTTTTTATTTATTGCAAGAAAGGACAGAAATCATTAACAATACATGAAGGAATTGCTGTGCTAACTTATGTATGGGTCAGCTCCCCGAGCTCATACTAGTTGAAAAAAGGGGAAATGGAACATGAGTGAGGTTGTTTCAATAGCCGATAAACGGCGGGAGAAGAAATGGGATTTTGAAAGAAAGATGTTACGTAAAATTGATATCCGTAAAATGGAGAAAAATATACAAGAATGGATCAAGCCAATCATGCCCTTTCATTTGCAGGCGTATCCCTTCTTAATTGATCAATGCATGGATGTGGTCATAGATGCGTTTTTACTTGGAACTGAGTACGGTAAATACGGATTTAAAGGAGAGCCTCTGCACCAGTCGAAAGGGAGATGTTTTGATGTGTTAGCACATCTGTCTCACGACTTGGCTGCTACCTTGTCAGGATGGGGCAATAAAGGAATTGACGAATCCACTGTCCTAGCAACAGACATGCTTATTGGCTCTTGGTGGGAAAAAGGGTTTAACGAATCTTATAAGGCACATAAAATGCGTTTAGTGTAATCATTCATATCTTCTTCTTGTCCACGTATATATAAAGTGAGACAGGGGGAGACGGGATGAAACGATATCAGATCATTTTAATTACAACGGGATTGATGATGGCCATTATTCTTTTATGGGCGCGTTTTGACGCAGGTACAGAGGATTCAACTACGTGGCACTTGCCGCTATCTGGAAAAGTAATTGTGCTAGACCCTGGTCATGGAGGGATGGATGGTGGCGCCAGTTCTAAAGAAGGTGTCTTGGAGAAAGAAGTTACCCTTGAAGTGTCAATAAAGCTTCGTGATTATTTACAAGAAGCTGGTGCACTCGTATTAATGACACGTGAAGAGGATGTAGATTTAGCAAGTGAAGGAACAAAAAAGATTAAACACCGGAAAACCGAAGATTTAAAAAAGCGAGTGGAGATTGTGAACGAAAGTGATGCAGACTTTTTTATTTCCGTTCATATGAATGCCATTCCATCTCCTAAATGGCGTGGTGCGCAAACCTTTTATCACTTGAAAAATAAACAAAATGAGGATTTAGCTGTTTTTATACAAGAAGAAATGAAACGGAACCTTGAGAATACGAATCGCTATGCAAAACCAATTCATCATGTTTATTTATTAAAACAAGCGACGATTCCTGGTGCGCTTATTGAAGCAGGCTTTTTATCAAATCCTGAAGAAGCGTTATTACTTGAGACAGATGACTATCAGGAGAAAATGGCCGCTTCGATTTATGAGGGAATTCTTCGCTTTGCATCAGGTGAAAAAGCACCAGATGCAAATCCCTATGAATAAATGGATTCTTTGTTTGACGGTAGGCGCTTCCCTCAAGTAGGATAAGAGGTGGAGTGATGATATGTAATGGAAGCTTATCGTGTAAAAAAGGTGTTAAATAATAATGTTCTTATAGCAATTATAGATGATGAAGAAGTCATACTAATTGGAAAAGGCATCGGCTTTAATAGAAAAAAGGATAGCGCCGTTCCAAGTACGGAAGCGGAAAAAGTATTTGTTCTTAAAAATGAAAAAGAACAAAGAAGCTATTTGACTCTTTTGCCGAATGTGGAAAAGCCTTTACTCGATGTAACAATAGAAGCGATTGAACTAATTTCAAAACGTTTAGGGGCTCCTTTAAACGAGCATATTCATGTTGGTCTAATGGATCACCTTTCATTTGCACAATCCAGAACGGCGGCTGGGCTGCACATTAGCAACCCTTTTTTAACAGAAACAAGATTGCTTTATCCAAATGAGTATGCAATTGCAGTGGAAGTACTTCATTTAATCGAGGAACGGTTACATATGAAGATGCAACCGGAAGAAGCTGGATTTATTGCCCTGCATATCCATAGCGCTGTTAAAAATAAAGATCTTGGAACGGTAAACGCTCATTCGCAGCTTGTTTCAAAACTGCTGGGCATTATAGAAGAACAACTCGATATTGTGTTAGATAAAGAAAGCATTGATTATATGCGGCTTGTTCGCCATCTTCGGTTTACGATTGAACGGGTAGAAAATAACGAAGAAGTGGAAGAGGCAAAAGCAATTGATACCCTCTTGAAACAAGAGTATCCGCTATGCTATAATCTCTCTTGGAAGCTCATCAAAATCATGCAGCATTCCTTAGGGAAGCCTGTTTTTGATGCAGAAGCGGTTTATTTAACAATGCACTTACAACGAGTTCAACATAAATATAAATAGTCGTGTGACTGATTCGATCAGGCATGAGGTAAATGTGTACTGTCCATACTAGGGATAGTCTATTTTTCCTCATGCCTTTTTTGTTTGCTCACATAAAACCGTTTTCTTTTGCTTCACTACAATGAAAGTTGGGAGAGTCATGTTCAAAAAACTTTTTGGGAACCTGCAAAAAATCGGGAAAGCTTTAATGTTGCCAGTGGCCATGCTACCAGTAGCCGGTCTTTTACTTGGAATAGGCGTTGCCTTGCAGATGGAAGAGACATTATCGTACTTACCATTTTTAGATGCAGGTTGGATTCAACATACTGCAGGAGTAATGGAAGCAGCCGGTGGAATTATTTTCGATAACCTTGCATTAATCTTTGCGGTTGGGGTCGCGATTGGCTTAGCTGGTGATGGTGCAGCAGCACTTGCAGCGCTAGTCGGTTACCTTGTCATGAATACAGTAATGGGAGAGTGGCTAGGCGTTACATCTGAGATGGTGGCAGATGATCCTGGTCTTGCACACGTATTAGGAATCCCTACCCTACAGACAGGTGTGTTTGGAGGGATCTTAGTCGGGATTATTGCTGCCATTTGTTACAACCGTTTTCATGATATTGAGATGCCGGCATTTCTTGGATTCTTCGCCGGTAAGCGTTTTGTGCCGATTGTAACAGCTGCTATGACATTTATTGTAGCCTTGCTGTTATTAATTGTTTGGCCGCCAATCCAGACGGGTTTAAATGAAGTATCGGTTTTCTTACTAGAAACAGGGCAATACTTTGCTGTCTTTTTCTTTGGCTTTATTAAACGTCTACTTATTCCGTTTGGTTTGCACCATATTTTCCATGCACCGTTTTGGTTTGAATTTGGCCAATATACCAATGCGGCAGGAGAGATTGTTCGAGGCGATCAGCTCATTTTCTTTGCGCAGCTTCGTGATGGCGTAGACATTACAGCGGGTCAATTTATGGTTGGGGAATTCCCAATTATGATGTTCGGTTTACCTGCAGCGGCATTAGCCATGTACCATGCAGCGAAACCGGAGAAAAAGAAAGTTGTTGCCGGATTAATGGTATCTGCAGCACTGACCTCTTTTTTAACAGGAATTACAGAACCACTTGAATTTATGTTCCTTTTTGTAGCGCCTGTATTATTTGTCATTCATGCATTATTGGATGGTATTTCGTTTGTTATTATGACGTACTTTAGCGTAAATGTTGGTTTTACGTTCTCTGGAGGGGCTATTGACTTCTTCTTATTTGGGATATTGCCAAATCAAGACGGTTGGTGGATAACCATTATTGTTGGTCTCATTTTTGCCGTTATTTACTACACTGTATTCCGCTTTGCTATTGTAAAGTTCAATTTAAAAACACCAGGACGTGAAGTGGAAGAAGCAACAAATGAAAAAGCAAAAGATAAAGGTGCTTTAGCTGGTCACATTTTAACAGCAATGGGTGGAAAAGAGAATATTGCTCATTTAGATGCCTGTATTACACGATTACGTGTGTCTGTTAACGACATTAAAGCAGTCGATAAGAAAGAACTAAAAAACCTTGGTGCCGCAGGTGTACTTGAAGTAGGAGATAACATTCAAGCCATCTTTGGACCACGCTCTGAGACGATTAAAGGACAAATGCAAGACATTATGGCTGGTAAAACGCCTCGAACGGTTGAAAGAAAGCCTGATGATGAAGTGAACAAGCAAGTAGAAAAGGCTCAGCCAGAAGCGTTACAACAAGAGCAAGAATCAACCATGGCTTCACCAATGACAGGAAAACTACTTCCGATTAGTGAAGTGCCAGACCAAGTGTTTGCTGAGAAAATGATGGGCGATGGCTTCGCGATTGAACCAACGGACGGAACGGTGGTCTCCCCAGTAGAAGGAAAAATTACAACGGTCTTTCCTACAAAACATGCGATTGGGATTACCTCTGTAACCGGTCGAGAAGTGTTGATCCACATTGGAATTGATACTGTGAAGTTAGGTGGAGAAGGCTTTACGGTTTACGTTGAAGAAGGACAATCCGTTCATATTGGAGATAAGCTAGTTGAATTTGATGTAGCCTATATCTCAAAAAACGCAAGATCTACTGTTACACCAATTGTTTTCACTAACTTAGCAGAAGGTGAAACGGTTCAAGTAAGAACAGGATCAGTAAAAGCTGGCGACGAGAATAAGATACAAATAAATAAGTAAAACAAGTGGAACTAGAGTGCAATGCGCTCTAGTTCTTTCTTTATTTTATCTATGCTATACTAAAAGGAATTACGTGAGTGTTTCAAAGGATGGTGCAAAATAAATGACGGATCAAGAAATATTGGAAGCGCTAAAACGGGTAAAAGACCGGGATTTGGATAAAAGCATAGTCGACACAGGTGGCGTGCGTGAAATAAAAAATAAAAACGGAAATCTAAGCTTAAAAATAGCTTTGGCACGTACAGGAACGTCTGAACAAATGCAAGTACAACAAGAAATTGTAAATGTTTTAAAAAGCGAAGGTGCTGCTTCGGTAGGCCTGCGTTTTGATACATTAACGGATGAAGAAATCCAATCACTAGGTGGAGCAAAAGAAGAGCCTTTTAAAGGCCCTGCATTACTTGCGCCAGATAGTAAAACAACCTTTATTACAGTAGCAAGTGGAAAAGGTGGAGTCGGGAAATCGACTGTGACAGTAAACACAGCAGTCGCATTAGCGCGCATTGGAAAGAAAGTCGGTATCATTGACGCGGATATTTATGGATTTAGTGTACCGGATATGATGGGCATTGAAGAACGTCCGAAAGTCATTGATAAACGCATTTATCCTGTTGAGCGATTTGGGGTAAAAGTGATTTCAATGGGCTTCTTTGTTGAAGACAATGCACCTGTCATATGGAGAGGGCCAATGCTCGGAAAGATGATTAACCAATTTTTCTCCGAATGCGAATGGGGCGAGCTCGATTATCTTGTTTTAGATTTACCACCGGGTACAGGCGACGTAGCCCTTGATTTACATTCCATGCTACCCGATTCAAAAGAGCTACTAGTCACAACCCCGCACGCAACAGCTGCATTTGTCGCTGCACGTGCAGGAGCGATGGCGATTAAAACAAACCATGAAATGCTTGGTGTTGTTGAGAATATGGCATATTTCGAGAGCCAAACAACAGGGGAAAAAGAATATGTATTTGGCCAAGGTGGCGGTCCTCGTTTAGCGGAAGAGTTGAAGACAGACTTATTAGCGCAAATTCCATTAGGACAACCTGTCGTTGATGAAAACGATTTTGCGCCATCTATCTATGGAGAAGATCACCCAATTGGTGAAATTTATCAAGAGCTTGCACAAGCTATTGCGTTTAAAGTAGAACGATAAAAAATAAAAGACTGAGCCCAATGGGGTTCAGTCTTTTATTCGTTTGAGTTGTCTTCTGAATCTTTACTTTGCTTCTCAATCGCCTCATTCATTAAGCCTGCCATTTTCGCTGCAAAATAAGGACTCTCTAACGCTTCACTCATAATCCCCATAATTTGTTCGCGGTATTCTTTGGATTTCATTAGCTCCAACGCCTGCTCACCCATTTGCGGATCTTTTAATATATCCATCATCATCTGTTGATAATCTGGATCTTTCATTAATGATTTAATGATTTTTTCATTCTCCGCTTGCATGCTTTCTGCAAAAGCTTTCGCAAACTCAGGGTCCTTCATGACTTCTTGCCAATATTTCTTACCCTCGTCAGATGTTAATGTATCTTGAATGGTTTGTTTAACGAAGGCGCTATCCATCACAATTTCTTCTCGCATATCTTCTTGCGCAATCAATTCATGTAATGCTTTCTTTCCTTCGTCTGTCTTCAATAAATCAATCACCATTTTTTTTGTGCCTTCATAATCGGTGTTCTGTTGTGCTTCTGTTTGGGCACAGCCACTTAACGTAGCGAGTATGAAAGATAAAGACATAATGACGGCAAACGTATAGTTCCTCATACGCATATTGTGGAATCCTTTCTGTCTTGGATTTGCTTTTAGTGTTTGCCGTGCTTAAGAAAATATGCATAAACAAGCTGGTGTTTCTTTACTAAGGTTGCTACAATTAATAATGGATTCTAAAAATGGGGGATTTGCTTGTGAACAGCAGGAAAGTGGTTTTTATATTTTGGTCGACGTTGCTTCTCGGAAGTCTATCCGGTGGTATTGTCGGCGTTCTGACGAATCTAGATCGGTATCTTGGTGATGGTGCTGAGAATTTTCTGATTGGACTTGTCTGGATGCTTGGCATTAGTGCTGCCTTTACACTTGTTTCGCAAATGGGTTTTTTCGCATATTTATTTATACATCGTTTTGGTCTGGGCTTGTCTCGATCGCACAAATTATGGAACCGTATCCAGTGGGTCCTGATTGCGTTTGTCTTTTTTGACTTAGTTTATTTTCGCTATATTGCATTTGGAGAAAACAGTTCTTTCTGGGGATACTTTATTATCCCGACGGCTCTTTTCCTTTATGCACTTATCATCGCAACAATTAAAGCGAAAGAAACGAATAAAGGAGCGTTCGTACCTGCGCTATTCTTTATGTTTGTAATTACTACGATTGAATGGATACCGGCCATCGTTGCTGATGATCCAAACTGGCTTATTTTATATCTTACCCCTCTATTAGTAGGGAACACGTATCAACTGCTCTTGTTGCATCGATTACATAAAAAAACCTGATCCGCAAGAGGATCAGGTTTTTATGATTTTAGTCTACTTCGGTGTTGTCAGCATTTGTGTTCGACATTAATTCTTCTATAGTTGAAAATTCGTAGCCATCTCGTTTTAGCTGCTTTAATACGGTTGGTAAAGCGGCAGCTGTTTGTTTTACTGTATCTGATGCATGAAACAGCAACACATCTCCTGAACCGGTTTGGTCCGTACTGTTTTTAATGATTGCCTCTGTACCCGGATTTTCATAATCGTAAGAATTAATGCTCCAGTGAACGATATCAAGATTTTGTTCGTCTGCAAGTTGCAACGTTCTTGATGAAAATGCACCATTTGGCGGCCGTAATAAAGTAGGGACTTCTCCTGTCAATTCTTCAAGTACTTGTTTACTACGTCTCATGTCTTGAGCCACTTGATCCTCGTTTAGTGACGTATAATTCTTATATTGATAGCCATGACTACCGATGGTGTAACCAGCATCGGCAATTTCTTTCACTAAATTTGGATACGTCTCTGCCCAAGACGCTAATAGAAAGAAGGTTGCATGTTCAACATTCTCTTGCTCAAGTATTTCTACGATTGGTGAAACATTATGCTCGCCCCAACTAATATTGAAGGTAAGAGCAACTTTCTGGCCACTATCCTCCGCTTTATAAAATGCTTGAGGGCCATCTGGTGTTGAGAACACAGGCACATAATCCCGCTGTATAACTAGCCAACTTGCTACAAATAAAGCCGCTACGCATATAAACAAAACCGGCTTCCACTTCGTTAAGTTAATGACCCAAATTCCTTTCACTGCATTCGCTCCTTTAAACTCGTCCTCTTATAGAAAAGATATGTCTGTCCGAAAAAAATATGAATAAAATTGCCATCG from Shouchella hunanensis includes these protein-coding regions:
- a CDS encoding DUF2521 family protein → MSEVVSIADKRREKKWDFERKMLRKIDIRKMEKNIQEWIKPIMPFHLQAYPFLIDQCMDVVIDAFLLGTEYGKYGFKGEPLHQSKGRCFDVLAHLSHDLAATLSGWGNKGIDESTVLATDMLIGSWWEKGFNESYKAHKMRLV
- the cwlD gene encoding N-acetylmuramoyl-L-alanine amidase CwlD yields the protein MKRYQIILITTGLMMAIILLWARFDAGTEDSTTWHLPLSGKVIVLDPGHGGMDGGASSKEGVLEKEVTLEVSIKLRDYLQEAGALVLMTREEDVDLASEGTKKIKHRKTEDLKKRVEIVNESDADFFISVHMNAIPSPKWRGAQTFYHLKNKQNEDLAVFIQEEMKRNLENTNRYAKPIHHVYLLKQATIPGALIEAGFLSNPEEALLLETDDYQEKMAASIYEGILRFASGEKAPDANPYE
- the glcT gene encoding glucose PTS transporter transcription antiterminator GlcT, which translates into the protein MEAYRVKKVLNNNVLIAIIDDEEVILIGKGIGFNRKKDSAVPSTEAEKVFVLKNEKEQRSYLTLLPNVEKPLLDVTIEAIELISKRLGAPLNEHIHVGLMDHLSFAQSRTAAGLHISNPFLTETRLLYPNEYAIAVEVLHLIEERLHMKMQPEEAGFIALHIHSAVKNKDLGTVNAHSQLVSKLLGIIEEQLDIVLDKESIDYMRLVRHLRFTIERVENNEEVEEAKAIDTLLKQEYPLCYNLSWKLIKIMQHSLGKPVFDAEAVYLTMHLQRVQHKYK
- the ptsG gene encoding glucose-specific PTS transporter subunit IIBC, which produces MFKKLFGNLQKIGKALMLPVAMLPVAGLLLGIGVALQMEETLSYLPFLDAGWIQHTAGVMEAAGGIIFDNLALIFAVGVAIGLAGDGAAALAALVGYLVMNTVMGEWLGVTSEMVADDPGLAHVLGIPTLQTGVFGGILVGIIAAICYNRFHDIEMPAFLGFFAGKRFVPIVTAAMTFIVALLLLIVWPPIQTGLNEVSVFLLETGQYFAVFFFGFIKRLLIPFGLHHIFHAPFWFEFGQYTNAAGEIVRGDQLIFFAQLRDGVDITAGQFMVGEFPIMMFGLPAAALAMYHAAKPEKKKVVAGLMVSAALTSFLTGITEPLEFMFLFVAPVLFVIHALLDGISFVIMTYFSVNVGFTFSGGAIDFFLFGILPNQDGWWITIIVGLIFAVIYYTVFRFAIVKFNLKTPGREVEEATNEKAKDKGALAGHILTAMGGKENIAHLDACITRLRVSVNDIKAVDKKELKNLGAAGVLEVGDNIQAIFGPRSETIKGQMQDIMAGKTPRTVERKPDDEVNKQVEKAQPEALQQEQESTMASPMTGKLLPISEVPDQVFAEKMMGDGFAIEPTDGTVVSPVEGKITTVFPTKHAIGITSVTGREVLIHIGIDTVKLGGEGFTVYVEEGQSVHIGDKLVEFDVAYISKNARSTVTPIVFTNLAEGETVQVRTGSVKAGDENKIQINK
- a CDS encoding Mrp/NBP35 family ATP-binding protein, with protein sequence MTDQEILEALKRVKDRDLDKSIVDTGGVREIKNKNGNLSLKIALARTGTSEQMQVQQEIVNVLKSEGAASVGLRFDTLTDEEIQSLGGAKEEPFKGPALLAPDSKTTFITVASGKGGVGKSTVTVNTAVALARIGKKVGIIDADIYGFSVPDMMGIEERPKVIDKRIYPVERFGVKVISMGFFVEDNAPVIWRGPMLGKMINQFFSECEWGELDYLVLDLPPGTGDVALDLHSMLPDSKELLVTTPHATAAFVAARAGAMAIKTNHEMLGVVENMAYFESQTTGEKEYVFGQGGGPRLAEELKTDLLAQIPLGQPVVDENDFAPSIYGEDHPIGEIYQELAQAIAFKVER
- the gerD gene encoding spore germination lipoprotein GerD, with the translated sequence MRMRNYTFAVIMSLSFILATLSGCAQTEAQQNTDYEGTKKMVIDLLKTDEGKKALHELIAQEDMREEIVMDSAFVKQTIQDTLTSDEGKKYWQEVMKDPEFAKAFAESMQAENEKIIKSLMKDPDYQQMMMDILKDPQMGEQALELMKSKEYREQIMGIMSEALESPYFAAKMAGLMNEAIEKQSKDSEDNSNE
- a CDS encoding KinB-signaling pathway activation protein, translated to MNSRKVVFIFWSTLLLGSLSGGIVGVLTNLDRYLGDGAENFLIGLVWMLGISAAFTLVSQMGFFAYLFIHRFGLGLSRSHKLWNRIQWVLIAFVFFDLVYFRYIAFGENSSFWGYFIIPTALFLYALIIATIKAKETNKGAFVPALFFMFVITTIEWIPAIVADDPNWLILYLTPLLVGNTYQLLLLHRLHKKT
- the pdaB gene encoding polysaccharide deacetylase family sporulation protein PdaB — protein: MKGIWVINLTKWKPVLFICVAALFVASWLVIQRDYVPVFSTPDGPQAFYKAEDSGQKVALTFNISWGEHNVSPIVEILEQENVEHATFFLLASWAETYPNLVKEIADAGYTIGSHGYQYKNYTSLNEDQVAQDMRRSKQVLEELTGEVPTLLRPPNGAFSSRTLQLADEQNLDIVHWSINSYDYENPGTEAIIKNSTDQTGSGDVLLFHASDTVKQTAAALPTVLKQLKRDGYEFSTIEELMSNTNADNTEVD